One segment of Melospiza melodia melodia isolate bMelMel2 unplaced genomic scaffold, bMelMel2.pri scaffold_34, whole genome shotgun sequence DNA contains the following:
- the LOC134434304 gene encoding olfactory receptor 14J1-like gives KPLHYGTLLGSRACAHMAAAAWASAFLTALLQTANTFSLPLCHGNALGQFFCEIPQILKLSCSKSYLRELGLVVVGSSLGFGCFVFIVFSYVQIFRAVLRIPSEQGRHKAFSTCLPHLAVLSLFLSTAIFAYLKPSSISSPSLDLALSVLYSVVPPALNPLI, from the coding sequence aaacccctgcactacgggaccctcctgggcagcagagcttgtgcccacatggcagcagctgcctgggccagtgcctttctcactgctctgctgcaaacagccaatacattttccctgcccctgtgccatggcaatgccctgggccagttcttctgtgaaatcccccagatcctcaagctctcctgctccaaatcctacctcagggaacttgggctcgtTGTGGTTGGTTcatctttaggttttggttgttttgtgttcattgttttctcctatgtgcagatcttcagggctgtgctgaggatcccctctgagcagggacggcacaaagccttttccacctgcctccctcacctggccgtgctctccctgtttctcagcactgccatatttgcctacctgaagccctcctccatttcctccccatccctggatctggccctgtcagttctgtactcagtggtgcctccagccctgaaccccctcatc